A region of the Triticum urartu cultivar G1812 unplaced genomic scaffold, Tu2.1 TuUngrouped_contig_4801, whole genome shotgun sequence genome:
CAGACGAAAACATCGCAGATAGGATTCACTTTGTCATGGCATGGACTGCTTCCCGAGTCAACGACTTGCCTTCCCATCTTACTTCATCATCCTACGCCTTGTGACAGGACTAGGAGGAGTTGCGAGCTAGAAGAACAGATGAAAGGGTGGGGCAACCCATCACTTTGTGCGTTGCGCCTTTGACCAGATGAAGCCATAAGCATGGCTACAGTCGGCGACCAACATGAGCAGAAGTTCTCCTTGACGACTTCCGGTACCGTCGAATAGCAAGATGGCCCAGAATGTGGCAATGGATCACTTTGTGCTCCTGTGACCAGCTGAAGCCATGAGCGTTGCTACAGCTGCGATGAACATCAGCAGCATGAACACCAGCAGAGTGTACATTTTCTTTGACGACTTCCGGTACTCCCCGAATAGCACGATGCCCCAGAATGTGCTCCCAAGTGGCAAAGCCTGATAAACAGCAATGCAGAAGCAGTTAGAATCATAGGTGTAGAGAAGTTTCCTCTTCAATCTGAAAATTATATCtagggttaatttgataaatgccactccaaatctggcgattctgagaaatgccactgcaattttcaaactttgaaaattgccatttcatgccatttccagtggcattcttcgaagtctggagtggcgttttaaactttgcaaaaattgcagtggcatttttccaagtttggaaattgcagtggcatttttatgaatcgccataattggagtggcatttatcaaattaacccttATATCTACCACAGGATATGTTTTGGCGATTCAATATTATTTTAACATCTTGATTGAATCACACAGAATGCAAACATGGTGCATTTCTCTTCAGAGTGAAGATGTCTTTTTACGGTGCTGGATGCAAACATATAAGAACCACGAGACATTGGTTCAACCAACCTCAACAGCATCAGCAACAGCATAACCAGCAACCTGACCACCCATGAACTGGAAGCCACTGCCCAAACCACAAAGGAGACCGGCAAGAAGAGCCCATTGTGTGCCTTCCCAGTCATTCAGATAGGCCTTGAAGGATGACTTTGGCACGCCGGTCATTGGGCGGTAGAGGAACAAGATGTTCAACCCGATACCAATGACAAAACACGAGATGGAGAAGTAGAAGAAGGCATTGTATACATCCAGATGTGGGACACCGTCTTTCAGGGTGTGCCACTGGTCATTGGTGGCCAGATTGAGTGCTGGAGAGAAGAGCGAGAGGCAGACACCAGCAAAGAAAACTTGCCCAAGCCACTTGAGAGTACTCGATCCAAATACCTGGAAAATGGAGAAGTTTGGCTAGATCAGTTCATTGATGTTGCGATAATAATTATGCTTCTCGCTTTTGAAAACGAGGTTCAGAACAAACATCCAGTACTATCTGAATTATTCTATAATGACTAGTGACAGAATTATGAGTTTACCTTAATTGAACGCCGCCCTTCGAGCTCAATTAGGTATTCTGCAGTTCCTGCCTTAGCTCTGGTGGCATCTTCTGCAGAAGCTCCATTCTCTATGTCCTCTAGTGCATCTGAAATAGGCAAAGTTAGGAACTAGAATCTGCAACTGCGATACATCAATAATACCAGTAGTCATGCACCATATATAACTTGTGTGCTTGGCTCCATACCTCCATTTGTCTTGTTAAATTAGACATTACAGTGATCAGAGCAGCAACAATAAGACGTAAAATGGTTTACAAAGATTGACATCTAATGCACCTAGCCGATGTAAGTGAACCAGTGGGTAATGTGACTCCGTGTGACGTAAAAATGTGCAAGAAAGTGAGACCATGTTACCCAAGGTTGTAGCCATTTGTAGATTCACTTAGTTTTTCTTCATTATCCGCTGCATTAGAAGCATGTACAACAGTCCTGAGGATGACTGCAACAAGGAAGCATGCCACTCCAGTGAAAAGAATGTCTGCCCTGTTGATGCGGTTGTCCAGGAAATAATTCAGTGTTGTGCCTGAAAATACAACACACGACTTAACAGAAGAAATAttaaaaaaaaaaaaagaggcaGCTAAAAATCCAActtgtaatttggtgcatcggttcTTTCAGTTCAGATATCAGCTATACTTGTATCATCAAAGCTGTTCATATCTTGAGATGTTTTTAAACCTAGACAATAATACCTTGCTAAATGATTCACCTAAGATTGACACACACTTTTTTGAAGCAACTAGAACTGTCAGATAACCAGTGTTATTGGGCAAAAGACTGACTTAAACCAACTAGTGCTAACCTAGTAATTCAGTCCCTATTGTAATCATTAATAAAGGAGCATTGGGATCAATAATGAGCTGTACGTGACATGTATCATCAGAAGCATAACCAGAAAAAATAATAAGAATGTTTACTACATTCAGTTTGCAGGGATCAACTTACCTATTACAACAACCATACTTGCACAGATAACCTCAGTAACTAAGAGACCCACATATGTCCAAGCATACTGTGTAGAAAGGTTCCCAATACTGAGCACAAGACCCCCTGCCATTGCAAACAGCACCGAAGGCCAGTTATCCTTCATCAAACAATTCACTCTGAATCAGCAAACCAGATGAATCAGCGATTGTCTCATCAGGAAGTTGTTGTATAAATAAATGAATGCTTAGTTAGACAGCTAACTTGACTGAGCTGGGTGAAGAAATTGGGCATGTTTTTCTTGCTCTCCCCAAGCTGGCCCAAGGTGAGCGCAATGAGGACTGCGGCGAGGAGGTTGTTGATTGAGTAATCAAGGTACGTGTGCTGCGGTAGCCGTCCCCTGCGCTCCAGGAGGGTGAGCAATGTTGGCCATGTGCCCAAGAAGAGAAGGGCGGCACACATGAGAGCAATGGCACTGCCTTTGTCTTCTACGATGAATATGTTGAGGCCTTGTTTGATGGAGACCACACAATTCAGTCAGGAGGCCTTCAACCACCTGCAGGCATCAATTGAGAGTTTTCAAGTTAGGAATCTGGAATTAATTCTGAATAGAGATGATCAATGAACACAATGATTTCTTCATCATCAAACCAATTGAGGGTTTCCAAGTTAGGAATCTGGAATTAATTATGTAAAGCTACAAATCCGCAATTAATACTGGATACACATGATCAATGAACACACTGATTTCTTCATCATCAAATCAATTCAGAGTTTTCAAGTTAGGAATCTGGAATTAGTTGTGGATACAAATGATCAATGAAGAGACTTATTTCTTCATCTTCACAAAGCTTGCATGAAACTGAATGATTTGGAGCACTCATTGCAGATCATATATCAGAACAAAACGTAAAAGAAAAATCAGTCCAACAACCACAAAAAAATAACCAAACATCATGGTCCAGTTTGTTCTAAACCCAAACAAAATTACTAGCGCATATCAGATACTCAAAAGTCCGACTCGATCCGCAGGAGTTTGAGTCTCACAGGCATAGTTAGCTGCCACAAAACTCGTGTGTGCTTGGAGACCAGAGCACCAATGGAATTGGGGCTTTATAGGCAGGAAGGAAGGAAAAAGAAGTTGCATCCCGCGATGGGTCATTGGAAACCGCGGAGGTGGAAAACCTCTCAATACCCTAGCACACCCACCCACCGGCGGGCGAGCGCGCCTCCCCACCTCTACTACCGTGGACCGCGCCCGGGAGCAGCGGCCGTGTCACGGCGCCGCCGGGTTGGATGCTCTCTCTGCTCGGCCTCGGATTTATCGGCGAAACTAGGAAGGGATACGCACCGACACCGGAGTTGGACAAGACGAGAGGATCGATCCTGATGAAGTTTTGTGTTTGTTCCTCCCCTCGGTTTGGTTGCATTGCGTCGCTAGCTATATATGTATGTTGAGACGGGAGGCGCTTGTCTTCCATGGTGATTACGGTAATGCGAGGCGGGTTTGTGTTCCTCCCTGTTCCCGGCCAGTTTGCGAGGGAGAGCTGTTGCCCATGCTCGCGGCAGCGCCATGCTACCTCCTCCTCCGTCCTTTGCCTGGACCAACAACGGCCTAGAGGCCCATACCTATCGGGCTACAACAATTCAGTACTAGTAATACTCTTTTTTAGCTGAATTAGGACAATCCCTATTAGACGCTTGcctcttttttctgtttttgtttctacttcttttcttttctttttttcttttttccattttctttctttatttttatttcctttttcatGCATTATACAAAGTTCATTGTGTGTTTAAACACAAAAAACCTTCATATATTTACGAAAATTTTCACCCTATATTACGAAAATGTTCAACGTATATTTTTTAAATGTTCATTGAGTATTTTAAAATTGTTCAGcacatatcacaaaaatgttTGATGTGTATTTAAATATTTGTTCAGCGTGTATCACAAAAATGTTCAGTTTGTATTTAAAATTTGTTCAGCGTCTATTACAAAAGATTTAAATATAtgtttttaaaaattgttcatcGTATAAAATTTCCTATAAAGGTTAGAAATTTCAAAAGTTTGCTCACTCTATGTAAAAAATGTTCATTGTATATAGGGAAATTGTTTAGTgtgcatttgaaaaatgttcgcCACATATTAAAAAAAAATGTCTAGTGGGTATTTGAAAACATTTCACCTATAATAAAAAGAGTTCAAAGTGTATTTTaaaattattttttaaaaaaat
Encoded here:
- the LOC125528336 gene encoding ureide permease 1-like, which encodes CVVSIKQGLNIFIVEDKGSAIALMCAALLFLGTWPTLLTLLERRGRLPQHTYLDYSINNLLAAVLIALTLGQLGESKKNMPNFFTQLSQDNWPSVLFAMAGGLVLSIGNLSTQYAWTYVGLLVTEVICASMVVVIGTTLNYFLDNRINRADILFTGVACFLVAVILRTVVHASNAADNEEKLSESTNGYNLGTNGGMEPSTQVIYDALEDIENGASAEDATRAKAGTAEYLIELEGRRSIKVFGSSTLKWLGQVFFAGVCLSLFSPALNLATNDQWHTLKDGVPHLDVYNAFFYFSISCFVIGIGLNILFLYRPMTGVPKSSFKAYLNDWEGTQWALLAGLLCGLGSGFQFMGGQVAGYAVADAVEALPLGSTFWGIVLFGEYRKSSKKMYTLLVFMLLMFIAAVATLMASAGHRSTK